The Amycolatopsis japonica nucleotide sequence CCGCGCACCCGGACATCAAGGCCGTGTACATGCAGGCGGGCGGGGTGTACCTGGCGCCGACGCAGCAAGCGCTCAAACGCAAGAACCTCTCCTTCCCGGTCGGCGACCCGAAGCACGTCGTGCTGGTCAGCAACGACGGCATTCCCCAGGAGCTGGCCGCGATCCGCGCGGGCGAACTCGACGCGACCGTCTCCCAGCCCGCCGACGACTACGCCAAGTACGGCATGTACTGGATCAAGAAGGCGATGGCGGGGGAGACCTTCAAGGCGGGGCCGACCGATCACGGCAGCACCGTCGTCGAGGTCCGGCCGGGGATCCTCGAAGACCAGCTCCCCGCGCCCGTCGTCACCAAGGACAACGTGGACGACAAGGCACTCTGGGGGAACAACCTGTGAGCGCGCTGCCCGCCGGGTCCGCCGCCGTGCCGGTGGTCAGCGCACAGGGTGTCGGCAAACGCTACGGACCGACCGTGGCGCTGTCCGACGTCAGCCTCACCGTGCGCCCCGGCGAGTCGCACGCGCTCGTCGGCCGCAACGGGGCCGGGAAATCGACGCTCGTCTCCATCCTCACCGGACTGTCCAAAACGGACACAGGTCACGTCGAGTTCGGCGGCGTCCCCGCGCCGCCCTTGTCCAAACAGGACGACTGGAAACGCGCGGTCGCCTGCGTCTACCAGCACGCGATGGTCGTCCCGCAGCTGACCGTCGCGGAGAACCTGTTCCTCAACCGCCAGTCCGGTAAGGGGTTCGCGATCGGCTGGCAGCGATTGCGCCGTCAGGCAAGGGATCTGCTCGACTCCTGGGACGTGGGGGTCGACGTCGACACCCCGGCGGGCGAGCTCTCGGTCGAGGACCGACAGTTCGTCGAGATCGCGAGGGCGCTCTCCTACGGCGCCCGGTTCATCGTGCTCGACGAGCCGACGGCGCAGCTGGACAGCCAGGCGATCGACCGGCTTTTCGCGCGGATGCGTCAGATGCAGGCGAACGGCGTGACGTTCCTGTTCATCTCGCACCACCTCCACGAGGTCTACGAGGTGTGCCAGGCGGTCACCGTGCTGCGCGACGCCAAGCACATCCTGACCGCGCCGGTCTCCGAGGTCGGCCGGGCCGAGCTGATCGACGCGATGACCGGCGAACAGGGCGGGCTTTCCGTCCGCGACGCCTCCACGCGCGAGGCGTT carries:
- a CDS encoding sugar ABC transporter ATP-binding protein; the encoded protein is MSALPAGSAAVPVVSAQGVGKRYGPTVALSDVSLTVRPGESHALVGRNGAGKSTLVSILTGLSKTDTGHVEFGGVPAPPLSKQDDWKRAVACVYQHAMVVPQLTVAENLFLNRQSGKGFAIGWQRLRRQARDLLDSWDVGVDVDTPAGELSVEDRQFVEIARALSYGARFIVLDEPTAQLDSQAIDRLFARMRQMQANGVTFLFISHHLHEVYEVCQAVTVLRDAKHILTAPVSEVGRAELIDAMTGEQGGLSVRDASTREALAEDAAEVLAVDGLSGDGFADVTFRIHRGEVIGLAGSNASGKHQVAETVYGLRPPSSGTVRVDGKPLKPGDIPAAIRAGIGCVPRDRHHEGLVLEHSIADNATLSILDRMGKGGLAAPGARYGRAVRALRDYDIVAADADQPVSDLSGGNQQKVVLARALAGDPRLVVLINPTAGVDVKSKEALLAVVDRVRAEGKAVLIVSDELDDLRLSDRVLVLRAGAVVAEHRAGWSDGDLVADIEGVER